The DNA region GCTCGAGCAGCTCGTCGCGGTCGCGAGCGACGCGTGGTCCGCGATGGACGGCGAGACGTTCGACTACGTCTGCGCGCACCCGCCGTACGTGCCGACGCTGGCGCACGAGTACGACTACCGCGACGCGGGCGAGGACGGCGAGCAGGTCACGCGCAGCATCGTGCAGGGGCTCCCCGAGCACCTGCGCCCGGGCGGCCGCTGCTCGTTCACGGCCGCGCTCTCCGACCGGCGCGGCCAGCCCACCGTGCAGCGCATCCGCGCCTGGCTGGGCGCCGCGGCCGACGAGTTCGAGGTCGTCGTGATGCGCCGCCGCGACTGGGACGTGATGCACGCCTACCGGAACGTCGCCGGCGCGGGCGCGGCCACCTTCACGGACCTCGAGCGCTGGATGAAGCACTTCGACGCGCTCGAGATCGAGCGCTTCGCCCTCTGCTCCGTGGAGCTGCGGCGCGAGCGGCGCACGCGCGTCCCGGTGGCCGACATGCAGATGGCCGGCACGCAGCTCGACGCGGCCACCATCGACTGGCGCTTCCGCTGGGCGCACCACGCGCTCGCGTACGCGGACTCGGTGGAGCGGCTGGCGGGCCAGACGCCGCGCGTGGTGCCGGGTGCGCGGCTCTCCGTGCAGCTGCGCGCCGACGCGGACCGCGACTGGGTGACGCAGGGCGCGACGGTGGACGTCGACTGGCCCGTGGGCGCGGCGGTGCGTCTCCCGCCCTCGGCGCCCACGATGCTGGAGCTGTGCGACGGGACGCGCGACGTGCCGGCGCTGCTGGCGGAGCTGCGCGCGCGCGGGCTGGTGGAGGAGGACGTCGTCGAGCGCGACGTGGCGCGGCTGGTGGAGCTGCTGGTCACCGAGGGCGCGCTCGAGATCCCGGCGTGTCCGCTGCCGCCGCGTCCGGCCGACGCGCGCAGCGACGACCACTCGTCCGAGTGGCGCGCGGTGCTGAAGCCGGCCGACGACGCGCAGCCCGCGTCGCACGCTCAGCAGGCGACGACCGCGACCTCCAGCGTGCCCACGCAGTCCACCAGGCAGTAGCCGGGCGGGACGCAGACCCCGCGCTCGACGGTCGCGTCGAGCGCGGGGGCGACGAGCGACGTCGAGGGCCCGCCCGCCGACGGCAGCCGGCGGGCGCGCGCCACGTAGTCGGGCGCGACGTAGCCGACGTGGCGCCCCGGCTCGCGGAAGCGCTCCCAGCTCTCCGAGAACCAGTAGGAGTCGTGGCGCGGCATCCCGCGCCCGGTGACCGTGCCCCAGCGCGCCAGCGTGCCGTCGTCCATGTGGGCGGCGGCCTGCGCGTCGGGGATCAGCAGCCGCCGCAGGAACCAGGGCGTGTCGCCGCCGCGCCCGGGCGGCCAGGCGGTGGCCGGCGCCGCCGCCGCGGCGGCGTCGATCGCCGCGTCGGTCGGCAGCGCGTCGGTCGGCAGCGCGTCGGTCGGCAGCGCGTCGGTCGGCAGCGCGTCGGTCGGCAGCGCGTCGGTCGGCAGCGCGTCGGTCGGCAGCGCGTCGGTCGGCAGCGCGTCGGCGCGGCCGACCACCAGCGCCAGCCGGTAGCGGAGCACCGCGTGCGCCTGCAGCGGCTCGGGCTCGCGCCGCGCGACTCCTTCGCGCGCGAGGTGCACGGTGAGCGTCGTCGGCTCGTAGAGGATCACCGTCGCCCAGCGCGCGCCCGGGGCCAGTGCCGCCGTGGCCGCGGGGAGCCGCGCCTCCAGCGCCGCCACCCGCCGGCGCGCGGCGCGCACGCGCACGTCCCGCGCGTCCTCCACGCTCTCGGTCGATGGCGACTCCGCCGGCGGCGCGACGGACGGGGCGAGCGCGCGCTGGAGGGCGGCCCGCGCCAGCAGGCCGACGGCGAGCGGCAGGCGCACGACCGCGGTGGGGTTGGTGACGATCATCCGGCCGCTGAGGGCGCGCACGAGCGCGAGCAGCGCCGGCGGCGTGACGAGGCGCGGCGAGAGCGGCGGCGCCAGCCAGGGGCCGGCCGCGTGCGCGAGCGCCCGGTGCGGCGCGTCCACCAGATCGGCGAGCGCGCGGGCGATGCCGGCGGGCGGCGCGTCGGCCCGGAGCGGCGGCGTGGCGGCGAGACGGGTGAGCATCATCGGCGGCGGACGGCGTCCGCGGCAGTACAGCGCGAGTTCCGGGCCGTGCGCGGCCGCGCGCGGCGCGGAGCGGGTCGAATGACCTATGCGCCGTAACGCGCGCGCGGCCAGAATCAAGCGTCAGCGCCGGCCAATGCCGTCACGAATGCACGCGCGCGCGCCGTTGGGCGCGACTGTGGCGCGGATTCGCTTGACTTCATTGTCACACGGCTACACTCTGGGGCGCCCTTGGCCGTCTCGCACACGACGGCCGGCGGTCGCGCCTCTCGGCGCGACCGCCGCGTCGTTGCGTGCGCCCGGACGCTAGTGGGGGGAGCACTCGCTCTCCCTACGCAATCCCCGTGCAATCCCTGCAGGAGTCCTTCATGGCCGACAGTACCCAGAAGAAGCTCGAGCGCGTGCGCCCGCCGCGGATCCAGATCTCCTACGAGGTCGAGACCGGTGGCGCCATGGAAATGAAGGAGCTGCCGTTCCTGATGGGCGTGCTCGGGGATTTCACCGGCCAGCCGACGGAGCCCCTGGCGAAGCTCAAGGACCGGAAGTTCGTCGAGGTCACCCCCGACAACTTCGACGACGTGCTCGCGAGCATGAAGCCGCACCTCGCCTTCACCGTCGAGAACAAGCTCAGCGACGAGGCCGACGCGCCCAAGCTCGGCGTCGACCTGAACTTCCGCAGCCTCGACGACTTCTCGCCCGACGCCGTCGCGCGCCAGGTGAAGCCGCTCAAGGAGCTCCTCGACCTGCGCACGCAGCTCGCCGACCTGCGCGGCTCGCTGCAGACCAACGAGAAGCTCGACGAGGTGCTGCAGGCCACCCTCGGCGACGCCGAGAAGATGAACAAGCTCCGCTCGGAGCTCGGGATCACGGAGGGCGGCAACAATGGCTGAGACCCAGGCCGGCCAGCAGGCCGCAGGCTACACGGCCGACGCCGAGTTCTCGCTCCTCGACCAGATCGTCCAGGACGGGCGCGTCGGGCGTGACGTCGAGACGCAGCAGCGCGGCAAGGACC from Roseisolibacter agri includes:
- the tssB gene encoding type VI secretion system contractile sheath small subunit; the protein is MADSTQKKLERVRPPRIQISYEVETGGAMEMKELPFLMGVLGDFTGQPTEPLAKLKDRKFVEVTPDNFDDVLASMKPHLAFTVENKLSDEADAPKLGVDLNFRSLDDFSPDAVARQVKPLKELLDLRTQLADLRGSLQTNEKLDEVLQATLGDAEKMNKLRSELGITEGGNNG
- a CDS encoding PqqD family peptide modification chaperone; translated protein: MSTAAPPTAAALTPPAALPIQPEAPAAAFDAARALFARVGFDEPTIARRMGGPNLFGFPRLAERRATMAGPVEDAGAALVRLLLDSEPLPRALVESLVGGDDVANLIALGLLARDPQDGERLRGTMLLTPLQGLWLVSDIPPFSRRPRLGSESADFVFPPANQLTRQFLDTIPPLRGQHMVELCAGSGMVALKALREGAPSAWATDIAARSVACSRFNARLNALEQLVAVASDAWSAMDGETFDYVCAHPPYVPTLAHEYDYRDAGEDGEQVTRSIVQGLPEHLRPGGRCSFTAALSDRRGQPTVQRIRAWLGAAADEFEVVVMRRRDWDVMHAYRNVAGAGAATFTDLERWMKHFDALEIERFALCSVELRRERRTRVPVADMQMAGTQLDAATIDWRFRWAHHALAYADSVERLAGQTPRVVPGARLSVQLRADADRDWVTQGATVDVDWPVGAAVRLPPSAPTMLELCDGTRDVPALLAELRARGLVEEDVVERDVARLVELLVTEGALEIPACPLPPRPADARSDDHSSEWRAVLKPADDAQPASHAQQATTATSSVPTQSTRQ